The genomic window TTGAGAGAGGCAGGCTTTACCACCAAAGCATTGCATGTGTACGTACCTTCCTTCGGAGAATGGGGATTTATCATGGGAGGATTGGAGAAACTTCCTTCTTATCGGAAGGCTCTTCCAGTAGGATTAAAATTCCTGAATGAAACCGAACTCAAATCCCTCTCCGAATTCCCGGAAGATATGTCCAAGGTCCCTGTAGAACCGAATCGATTGGATAACCAAAGCTTAGTTCGCTACTACGACCAAGAATGGAACAGACTTCTGGATTGATGCGACGCTTATGCGCTTTCCTTCTGCAAATAATGACTAAGCCAAAAGTGAAAATTATACTTTCCGATCAAAAAATAAATGTGAGAAAAATGAATAATGTATCGTTCATTCAATCTCTATAGTAAATTATATTTTGTGAATATGAAATCAGCCTTTCGAACGCTTCCATAAGAATAAGTTCCCGAAAATTAGATACTGAGATTATTTTTCAATCTCGATTCCCTTACAGAAATTCCGAGAAAGAACTTTTCATCTCTTCGAAAGGGCCAAGAATGGGGAAAAAGAGGTCTTTAATAAATGAACCGTGCCTTAGGATATATTCTAACGAGTCTCGTTCTTCTCACAAGCTTTGGAGTTTCTTTCGCACAAACTGCGACAACCGAAACCACTCTCCACGATTTTATGGAAGATTATACCGACCCCATCGCAAAAAAGGCAAAGAAAGGGGACAAGGCAGCTCAGGCGGCCTTAGAAAGGATCCTAAAAGAAGTTCCTAATTACGCTCTAGATGATCAAAAGGCAAGATGGAAAGAGATCGGCGAAACTGCTATTGCTAAAGGAGATCTTCAGTCTTCTTGCAAAAGCTGTCACAAGGAATATAAGAGAGAATACAAGAAGAGCTACAGAAAACGCCCGATCCAAGTCTCAAACGAGCTGATCAGTTTCTTGAAAGGTTCGAAGTAACTTCTATTTTTCCTTTGTCCTCGGGGACCGGAAGATAATCCAAGATGAGTAAGGTTATATCGTCTTCGAAATGTTTTCGGTTCCCCGCAAAGGTTCTCACAGTGGAGAATAGCATCTCCGCCAATTCTTCTCCCGAAGTCCCTATATGCTCGCCGAGTAATTTATAGAATCGTTGAAAACCGAAGATCTCTCCCGAAGGACTTCTGGCTTCCGTGATCCCGTCCGTATATATGATCAGCCTATCCCCGGGCTTCATCTCGAAGTTTACCACTGAGTTCTTCAAATTAGGATCCATTCCCATGATCCATCCAGGCAGATAGATCTCTTTCGTTTCTCCGGAATTTCTAGAAATTGCCACGATTGGCGGATGACCCGCATTCGAATACGAAACATTGCCGGTTTCCAGATCCACGAGCAGATAAGCTGCGGTGATGAAATGTTTTCCGTACTTCCCGCTTAAGGATCGATTGATACTACGAAGTACTTCAGCAGGATCCTCGTTCTTTCTGGATTCGATCGAGAATGCAAGCTTCACCATGGAAGAAATGATCGCAGCAGGAACGCCGTGTCCGGAAACATCTGAAAGAAAGATCCCGAGCTTTCCGGTTTCCAAATATTGGAAATCGTAGAAGTCTCCTCCTACTGAACTTGCAAACTCGCTTCGGACGGAAAGCTTCAAGTTCTTAACTTCGGGAACTCGGTCCGGAAGAATGGACTCTTGCAACTCTCTTGCGATCTTCAACTCTTGTTCAATTTCGGTTAACTTGAGAAGGTTTTCATAATTCTCCAATCTTGCCTGGAGGGAATCCTTCTCTAAAGTCTTGATTCGATCCGCCAATGCGAAGGAAAGAAGGGTCATCTCCACCAAGGAACCGAATTGAGCCGACCAATGAGTCACATAGGTATCCGGGATCCAGGAAAGGTTCCTCAGAGAAGTGATCAGAACGGAAACGATAAGCACGGACCATGCCAAAAGAAAGTATCTGGCAGGACGATATCCTTTTTTCAATCGAAGGGCGGCAGCATACACTACCAATAAGGCGGCCAAGAACGGATACCAAGATACAGCACGGATCATGATCCCGTAGATACCCATGAACAAGGAAGCAAAGAATCCTAAGAATGCAAACGCGGCCAATATTAGAAAAGCTGAATTCTTCCAACCTGTTTCCCTTTCCATATGAAGAAAGGACCTAGTAAATAAAAGGGAAAACGCAACGGACAAGAACGCAAATCCAGTCAGATAATCGTTCCAAGAAGT from Leptospira langatensis includes these protein-coding regions:
- a CDS encoding SpoIIE family protein phosphatase, whose amino-acid sequence is MFGVPLNKYMLLRTVQPGEKKTLGDLQEGTWDRIPKDSLSLSFTDNEFFVRFKVQSPPKEGTISWYFVLNNPGMENLTVYKKTYRAEGIVWAELSRDLRMSYIQQAFLIETPPNREEEFLVSASSRRSVVFNFQAWAPKEFAAHIQMENLLLGVFFGAIGIMLVYNIFLAFVVKDSSYFFYVFYLLFYALWQLSVTGIGSQYLVHTSATSWNDYLTGFAFLSVAFSLLFTRSFLHMERETGWKNSAFLILAAFAFLGFFASLFMGIYGIMIRAVSWYPFLAALLVVYAAALRLKKGYRPARYFLLAWSVLIVSVLITSLRNLSWIPDTYVTHWSAQFGSLVEMTLLSFALADRIKTLEKDSLQARLENYENLLKLTEIEQELKIARELQESILPDRVPEVKNLKLSVRSEFASSVGGDFYDFQYLETGKLGIFLSDVSGHGVPAAIISSMVKLAFSIESRKNEDPAEVLRSINRSLSGKYGKHFITAAYLLVDLETGNVSYSNAGHPPIVAISRNSGETKEIYLPGWIMGMDPNLKNSVVNFEMKPGDRLIIYTDGITEARSPSGEIFGFQRFYKLLGEHIGTSGEELAEMLFSTVRTFAGNRKHFEDDITLLILDYLPVPEDKGKIEVTSNLSRN